The segment GCAGCGCGCAAAAAATCCAAAACATCGGTGAGGTTCCGGCAAAGGCAACTCATCATTTAGAGAAAGCGCTTCCTTTCTGGCAAAACGACTTCTCCACTACATCTGATTGGGTTATTTCCAATGCGGGAGCTTCGGGGTCACCGGCTCACACTTTAGGAGATTGGGCAATTGTTACTGACGTAAACGCGATTCCGGTAACAGCATTGAAACCGGCAGGACACTCAACAGCTGCAAACGGATATGCTCTGATTAACTCAGATGCTGCAGGATCAGGACAAACACAAAACTCCAAAATTGTTACAGCAGGAGTTATTGACTGTTCAGGAAAAGCAAACGTTTCGATCATTTTCGAACAATCGACTCGTCACTACCAGGAGTTGTATTTTGTGGTTGTTTCCAATGACGGTGGAGCTACATGGACAGATTTCCAGGTAAACACATCGATGGCAGTAAACACGAACTCTGCAAACCCTGCACTTGCTCAGGTAAACATTTCTACTGTTGCAGCAAACCAGGCTAACGTAAAGATCGGTTTCCGCTACGTAGGTGCTTATGACTGGTTCTGGGCTGTTGACGATGTACAATTGATCGAAACAGACAACTACGATTTGGCTGCTACAGGTTATTACTGGGGAGTTGAAGGAACATGGGGACCACGTTTACCGTACTACCAGACTCCGATCGCTCAGATCAACCCGATCCATTTCGCAGGACTTGTTGAGAACAAAGGTGCTATGACACAGTCTGACGTAACTTTCAGCGCTGCTATCGCTTCTGCTGCTTACTCAGGAATGAGCCCTCAAGGTACATTGGCTCCGAATTCAACAGATACATTTGATATCGCAGCTACGTTCACACCTGCTGCTTCCGTTGCAAGCTATACTGTAACAGGTGTTGCTGCTTCTGGTCAAACAGATGCTTACCTGGCTGATAACGATGCTCCGGCTTTGGCTTTCGCTACCACTCAAACAACTTATGCACGTGATGCGCAAACAGTTCAGGCTGGTTCTTACAACCAAGGAGAAGGATACGAAATGGGTAACATTTTCGATATCACAGCAAACGCTACATTAACAGGAGTTGACATCTTTGTTGCTTCCACTTCTACTCCGAACTGTGAGATTTACGGTTCATTGTATACCATCGACGGAACAGGAAACTTCGTTTACGGAGGTGTTACAGCTTTGCATACAGTTACTTCTGCGGAATTGGGAACAATGATCACTCTTCCTTTGACTTCTTCTTACCCATTGCTTGCCGGTAACTCTTACCTGTTGGTAGCAGGTTCTTACGGTGACGGTGGAGCTACAGACGATTTCGTGGTTGGTACTTCAGGTATTTCTGAGGCACAAACTACATTCTACCTGGATGGAAATGACAACACCGGTACATGGTACTACTCTACTTCCACTCCAATGGTACGTATGAACTTCAACGCTTCCTTGTCTGTTGCTGAAAATGCAGCTGCAAACGTTTCTATTTACCCGAACCCGGTAGTAGACGAAGCTACGATCGAAGTAAGCGGTACAACTGCTTCTGCAGTTACGGTAGTTGATCTTGCAGGTAAAGTAGTTTACTCTTCCAATGTGGCTGAAGGAACTTCTAAAGTATCTTTCTCTACAGCAAACTTCTCTGCAGGAGTTTACACGGTAAATGTTGCTACAAGCACAGGAACTGTTACGAAGAAAATGGTTGTTAAGAACTAATAACTCATTATAAAAAAAGCCCGGCACTGAAACAGTGCCGGGCTTTTTTTGTTCAAATAGTTTAAAGGTTCAAAGGTAAATGCTTTTGAGCTCTTTGAATCAGCCGCGGCTGAAACACTTTGAACCCTTCAAACTTTTACTATATTTGCCACCTCGAAAAAACAAATTATGAAAGCATACGTATTCCCCGGACAAGGTGCTCAGTTCTCAGGAATGGGAAAGGATCTTTATGATTCCTCTGATCTTGCAAAGAAATTATTCGCACAGGCGAATGAAATCCTTGGATTTGACATCCAAAAAATCATGTTTGAAGGTTCTGATGAAGAATTGAAGCAAACGAAAGTGACACAACCGGCAATCTTTCTTCATTCCACTATTTTGGCGGCATGTTTGGGAGACACTTTCAAGCCGGACATGGTTGCCGGACATTCACTGGGTGAAATTTCCGCGTTGGTAGCAAACCAGACACTTTCATTCGAAGACGGATTGCGCCTGGTTTCCAAAAGAGCATTGGCTATGCAGGCTGCCTGTGAAGCAGTGCCTTCTACCATGGCTGCCATTTTAGGATTGGAAGACCATGTTGTGGAAGATATTTGTAAATCAATCGACGGGATCGTTGTAGCGGCAAACTACAACTGCCCGGGACAATTGGTGATTTCAGGAACAATTCCAGCGGTCGAAGAAGCGTGTGCGAAACTGACCGAAGCAGGCGCAAAACGCGCAATGATCCTGCAGGTCGGAGGAGCTTTCCATTCGCCGCTTATGGAACCTGCACGTGAAGAGCTCGCAAAAGCGATCGAATCAACTACTTTCAACACCCCGGTTTGCCCGGTTTACCAAAACACGATCGCAAAAGCGGTAACTGACCCGAATGAGATCAAGAAGAACCTGATCGATCAGTTGACGGCTCCGGTTCGCTGGACACAGATCATGCAGCAAATGATTGCGGACGGTGCTACGGAAGTAATCGAAGTAGGACCTGGAAAGGTATTGC is part of the Fluviicola sp. genome and harbors:
- the fabD gene encoding ACP S-malonyltransferase gives rise to the protein MKAYVFPGQGAQFSGMGKDLYDSSDLAKKLFAQANEILGFDIQKIMFEGSDEELKQTKVTQPAIFLHSTILAACLGDTFKPDMVAGHSLGEISALVANQTLSFEDGLRLVSKRALAMQAACEAVPSTMAAILGLEDHVVEDICKSIDGIVVAANYNCPGQLVISGTIPAVEEACAKLTEAGAKRAMILQVGGAFHSPLMEPAREELAKAIESTTFNTPVCPVYQNTIAKAVTDPNEIKKNLIDQLTAPVRWTQIMQQMIADGATEVIEVGPGKVLQGLFKKVDRAFPTSSAEI
- a CDS encoding T9SS type A sorting domain-containing protein, with product MRKVYLGLFTLVIAGSASAQLMNKNLRSAQKIQNIGEVPAKATHHLEKALPFWQNDFSTTSDWVISNAGASGSPAHTLGDWAIVTDVNAIPVTALKPAGHSTAANGYALINSDAAGSGQTQNSKIVTAGVIDCSGKANVSIIFEQSTRHYQELYFVVVSNDGGATWTDFQVNTSMAVNTNSANPALAQVNISTVAANQANVKIGFRYVGAYDWFWAVDDVQLIETDNYDLAATGYYWGVEGTWGPRLPYYQTPIAQINPIHFAGLVENKGAMTQSDVTFSAAIASAAYSGMSPQGTLAPNSTDTFDIAATFTPAASVASYTVTGVAASGQTDAYLADNDAPALAFATTQTTYARDAQTVQAGSYNQGEGYEMGNIFDITANATLTGVDIFVASTSTPNCEIYGSLYTIDGTGNFVYGGVTALHTVTSAELGTMITLPLTSSYPLLAGNSYLLVAGSYGDGGATDDFVVGTSGISEAQTTFYLDGNDNTGTWYYSTSTPMVRMNFNASLSVAENAAANVSIYPNPVVDEATIEVSGTTASAVTVVDLAGKVVYSSNVAEGTSKVSFSTANFSAGVYTVNVATSTGTVTKKMVVKN